ATTTATCAGCACTAAGTTTCTATTTGCTTATGATCTAATCAGTGTTCAATTTTTTATGTCTTTAGACTGATCCTACTACAACTTGCTTTGTCAAACCAATGTATGCTATTATCAGTAATGTCATTACTTCCTTTTCATCTGTCATGATACCATATAATGAGATAAAAGTATATCTCTTAAACTAGCACATACACATGGTTTGAAGACTCGTCTGACCGATGCtttttgcgccattggcgcaatgAGTCATGCCAGCTTTTGAGTATATTCATCGCCCACGCAAAGCAAGCTCAATCCGAAAGTTCAAAGGCAAGAAAATCCATCTAAAGTCTGGAAAGTACATTCTCCATGGTAAGGGCTACATTACTCTTCTCATTCGAACAACTCTCGCAACAACTACTAAACGATATAACTTTATATAATTTAACATAGGTGAGCCTTGCATCCACTACTTAGATGAGTTTAGTCACCACATTGTGTGGGGCAACACAGTTACGCTCTACAACCATAATGTTCGTAGACTGCGAAAGATCATCTGCAGCACCACCACGCCTGATCGCTACTATGTGTGCCACATGACAGAGACATTTGCAACACACGGCAAAAGAATGGTAATCCTTTGTAGTTGCTCTGTCCTATTCATACAATAACTAACCTTTACTGTTATTTTCAGTACTTTAGCATTCCCTTTTCTACTGGTTCCCTTTTCCCACACATGTATGTTGACCATGGTGAACTGCCAATCACTACTGGAGATAGAACTACCGCTGTCACAACACGCTTTATGAAGGGTGTTGACAAAAGGGCCACCATCACTAAAGGCTGGAGCGACTTCTTCCGTCAGGCACAGATGAAAAAAGGGCAAGCATATGCTTTCGGCTTCAAATGCACTTCCAAGGGACTGCGCCTGATCGTCTACTCAATATAAGCAAGTTGCAAGAGCTCCTTGTTATATAACTTAATATTAGTATAAATGCCTACCAAGACTTCTATGTTTATCATACTTTTGGATCTTATGTAATCCCCTAAGACCATCTTGTGCATTTAACTATCGGTAATTTGCTGCTTAGACTGATGTGTAGTATTCTTTTGAGACAGCCATGATAAAAGAGATATATGCTCACTCTTTCACTACTTGGCTTACactcggcctttgcgccattggcgcaacgggtcatctagttgtGTTAATGTGTTCTCTTATTGCTAGTTCACTACAGATGCTTAGTTGTTATTCATATATCACAGAACATGCTTTCCTCGTTCTCACCGTGTAATTTAAGTAGTTTATGCTGAGCAATTGTATGTAAAGGCTTAATTGTATCGTGATATTATATTACCCTGATAAATAAGAGTTTGATTATCACAAACAAAACTTTGATGCCTTAGGAAATAGAGAAGATTAGTTCAGGGAAAAAATAGTCTGTACAAACTGACTCTAATGTAATCAATACAACAATATGTAATGAAGCTGGTAAGAGCTGCAATTACAAGCTATCAAAATGATCTATAGAAGCAACAACTTATGCGGATATATCcctgcaaaaaacaaaaacaaaacttaTACGGATATATGTTTGATCAGGACCTATGATACTATATCTTCTTCCATATTGCTCTACTGTTGTTGTACATTTATAATTGCATCCTTCATATCAACAGTATGCTACGATAATTGTATCCTCATACCAACAGTAGCTACGATATCAACAGTATGTATAATTGTATCCTTCATACCAACAGTATGCTACGATAATAACACCGCCTAGTCTCTTTGTCATCTTAGTTGTCTACAATAATCTTTTGAGATTATATGATCCCTGTATTGCAGTTGTAGCATTTATTACAAATGGGGAAGTAGTTCATGGGTCTGGTCTTAAAAGTGATGATGACGACAAGAGTTGTCTCTTGAATGTGATTATCCAGGTAACTATCTGATTTATGACACATGCATCTGCGATTTGTTTCACATAATGACAATTATTCTTCTCTACATTCAGTCATTATGGCATTTAAGGGGATTCCGAGATGATCTGCTCAAAACATCGTCACACCATAAACATGTTGGAGATCCTGGTGCTGTTTCTTGTGTTGTATGTGTGTTATGTCATATTTTTACCGAGTTGAGCAAAGTATCtaagggggaaggagaggctgTTGCACCTACTTCTTTGAGGATGGCTTTGAGCATCTCATTCCCCGCTGAGAAGTTAATTCGGATGGTATATTTCTGTCTTTTTATTCATAGTTTCGTGCGTACACATATTTATACATCATTTTGTTATCAGATTGAAAACTCTATCTACAAATGACTCCTTTGTCTATCTGATACTCTTTGACCATGATCAGGGACAAATGAATGATGCATCTGAGGTATTGGAGGCAATCTTAAGACGCATGCATGATTCATTCACATATCGTGCTGACTACCTTGCTGAATCTCACGAGCGCAATTGTAGTGGCTCATGGGACTGTGCAAACGATGAATGCATCGCACACGATATGTTCGGTGCAGACGTCCATGAAAGGATGATCTGCTACAATTGCGGGTTGGAGTCTAGACAACAAAAATATACATCATTTCTCCATTATATCAATGCTTGTTCACTTAATTATGCAATGGTTAGTTGTGTTCTTCTACTGGTTTATTGTATTCTGTACTTTATGGTTGCTAATATGTTGCGCCTGGGTTTATTGTTTGTTCCATGATACAGAGGATCTGTCCAGGCAATTCATTTGATGATATTTTGAAGGCTGTGATGATGGATGTCCACAGAACTTGTGATCCTGATGTGGGTGGCTGTGGAAAATCAAATCATATGAGCCACACTCTCTCTAGTTCCCCTTATGTTTTCACAGTTGGTAAATGtctttcttttatatatatatatatatatatccacattTGGTGTGGAGATTCTAACAGATATTTGGTCATGTAGTACTCTTAAACTTTTTGCATAGTGTTTTGCTTAATGTTTTTTAGGATTTTGCCTGCTGAAAAGGTTCTTGAGTCACCAAGCCGTGTCATGACATCTTAGTGTCTGATTAGTCGGCGGCTAGCTTGGACTGATCGAACCTAGTCGAGTGTCTAGTTAGGTGGGCTTCACAAAAACAGAGGGAGGGGGATTATTAGTCAAGTACCAGCAGCAAACCACCATCGCAGCGCAGGCTAGTGGACTATGCTGTTGATGACTAAAAAACATTCGCTGCTGCGCACAGAGTTGATCATTCAAGCAACTACTATGAAATCTGCTCCTATGCTGTTTTGTGAATGAGATTATTAATCAACATGAAATCTCTTCTTACCCATTTAACTTTTGTTTTTAGCTTTGGGATGGCAGACTGGAAATGGGAGTGTGAGGGACATGCTACCTCATATTTTGGCTGCCCTTGGGACTGAGATAGACATCAGCGTTATCTACCGCGGTACAAGTCGACCGAGCAAACATTCCCTGGTGTCAATGGTAGGCCTATTCAAAAGACCCCTCTTTACTCTTCCAAAATTACAGACTGCGAATGAAGCCAGTGTGAAGGCTTCAATCCAGCAAATCATGCTGCGGGGGAGGAAACCCACGCGAAGTTGAGTGACCCGCTCTGCTAGGGttccttccctcgccgccgccgccccgacctagcctccccgccgccgccggccgccgggcgcgcgcctcccggcccgccccgctcccccctcccccccccctctcctcccctcccctcccgcggCGCGCCCGCGCGCGCCCGGGGGGCTCCCTGCAGCCGCGGCCCTCGGCCCCGCCTCCCTTCCCTTCCCCCCGccgtcgccggcgagctccgtcgggcaaagcccggggggcgcggcggcggcggggccctcctTCCCCGTCCGCTTGTgggcgccggcgcggggcggctcCTTCGAGCGGCGGCGCTGGACGTCTGCGGGATCCAGCGGCGCGGTGGCGGTTtcgcggggcggcggggtggcccgctggtggcggcgctccggcgtcccTCGTTCTGCGCGCGGGGCGGCTGCGGTGCTCCCGTCTCGGGAGGTGGCGCGTGACCAGTCTCTTGCCGGATCTGGCTttggggccggccggcggcgcctggctccggtggtgcgtgcccggcggctTCGGCGCTTGGAGCTCGCCGGGCGACGCGGGTAGGGCAGCGGCTGGGCGTGGCCGCtgctccggccgtgggcggcggcagGGGTAGGTCTCGGGTGGCCTACCGGTGTCGTGGCGGCTTCACGGTGGCTCGATGGATCTGCAACGGCCGGCTTCTCTGGCGTCGGTTTGTCTGCGTTCGGGCCGTCTCGACCTTCACCCCATCTCCTCGTCGCCCGGGCGCTACCCCCATCAATGGGCTGGTCCTCTCCCAGCTGTGGTCCACCGCTCGTCTCGCGCTCGATGCCGCTGGAccaagctcgtctcgcgcacgatacagcaggaccgagctcgtctcgcgcacggtgcagcaggactgacctcgtccccctctcggtgctgcaggaccgagctcgtctcgcgcttgGGGCAGCAGGATGGGTCGGTGGATGCCAGTTCtggccgacctattgggtctcgACGTTGGGGATTGCCTAGGGgcgcgaaaggtgggacctttccgctcgtcCCTTTCGTTGGGGTgcggcgggtctcgggtgaggtggtgtcgaggtcttggatactggggcggcggccctgatggtggttgcgcggtgctcttgggcagagcccgtgccttggtgctgcccggtcaccatggtcgtgtgggcggcgtggttgccggggtgtggcgttcggtggcggtgaatattggccgaggtgaaaacctgctctatcttcggacggaccggcggtggcggagatcgttcccttcttgaaagCGTCGTCGCgggtcgcggctctcattgcccgtcatgcggctccgggggaaactctgatccttggatcgggcggtggcgacgCTCCGGCGTCgtacccttcctgaaggcgccgccttggagcgtatggttcgtcatatgtagcttcatctcTTCGGGGCGGTACTGCTAggagtggtgttgctgcgctcagcgcctatgtatcctatcctgggtgtgtgcgtgtgttgcggtgGCGTAGCGTGTGTTTGTACTGAATGCTTGTGGTttgatgctttatatataaagcggggcgaaagcctttttcggtaaattaCAGACTGCTTAGTGAAATATGTTTTGCTCGTAAAATAGATCGATGTATGCAGGTATCTGTTTCCTGTTATACTGATACGATCATACTCATTAGACACTTAACATGGATTGGTTTGCTATTTTTGCATCCAGGCTTGCTTCTACGGCCAGCGCTATATCTGAGGTAACCAGATATAAGCCCTGCACCTACTAAAAGTGAAGGTTTTTCTTGATTTTTCGCTTACTATGACCTGACTTTTGGTCTGTCCAGGTTGTTGGTGATTGGATTCAAGTGCTCAGTATGTGCGAGGAAAAGGAAATGCAACCCCTGCTTCTTTTCTTCGAAGCTGCAAATTGATTTACTGTTCTTCTGCCGAAAAGTTTTGGCTTAAGGAAGTATGTTGATTTGCCATGAAGCGTTGGAATGCTCTTTTTAGTTTTGACATATTAGTCTAGTTAAATTGTTAACTGTGTCTCTTTTATGGTTTATGGTTTATGATTGGTCCACCGCATCTCGTCTAATCGCCTATATAGAACTTGGTGCAAAGTGTACAAGATATGAAATATAAACAAGTTTTGCACTAGTGTGTGACATAGCGTAAGAAGATTTGATATGGGACATGGtaatatactccctccttccatgtatatagggcctaatgtgtttttcaaggctaatttgaccacatgttagagcaataatatatgacatgcaagttacacaaagcatatcatcaaattcaTATGTGGAAGGAGTTTCTAATGATATAATGTTCACATTGTACATCTCATatattattaatcttatcaatagttaAGGGCAACCTCGAAAAATGTATTAGGCCCTATCTATATGAAAGGATGGAGTATAATCATGGAGAGATAGATTGGTCAAGATACGACAATGTAACAGTACTCAACTTAGATCCACGATTATGAACTAAGCATAACAACACATAGTCTGAAACATACAATAAATAATGAGTAGAAAGCCATCACACACAAATAAAGTACGGTGCAAGATTATTAAAGAGTTTCACAAACTCGGATAAGCTTCGCCTGCCCCTCCGCGTCGCTCCCACGAGCGTCCCGGtggcaaaccctagcgccgccgccgtcggGGCTCCCTCCTCCCAACCCCCCTCGCCATCGCCAGAGAGCGTGGCCGCCGGCGGGGAGTCCGCGTCTCCTCACGCGGGGGTCTTGGCGCAGGCCGAGGCTGCCTCGCCTGCGGATGGCGTCGGGGTCGGGATAGTGGTGGTGACGGGCAACGCTTAGGAGGTGCTGCCTTGGAGCCAGCGATGGTGGCTGCAGAGGGACGATGTGGACGTCCAGATCTGGCTTCAGGGACTGCGGGTCGTGGGCAGCGCGGGTCACGGGTGGCTGCCCCTATCGTGGCCCTCTGCTGGCGGGGGTGCCGGCGTGACAATGGTAGgcgccctctccctcctctccagtCGGCTGGGCGGGGCAAGGGGGCGCAACTGGTGGGTGCCAACTAAGGCCCGATCAAATTGGCCCGGATCTGGCCCTGGTTGCCGACGGGCGCCCCGGGCCGCTGCATGGATGTGGGCTGCAAAGGTGTGGTGGCAGTGCGGGTCATTTCACGGCGGCGATTGGACATGCTCTGACGTCTATCCATTGGCGCGCGGCTCTAGGGGATGTCCCTGGTGTCCTCTCGCGGTTGTAGGTGGTGGCCGGTTCGGCACCTCACGTCATTGGGCTACTGGGCGGGTTAGGCCAATTGCGGATCCAGGTCGGGAGCTACAATTCAGCATCATAGGGGGTGGCATGTGGAGAGGTGGTGGGAGAGATGGGTGGGGGGCGATGCGGTCGGGCCACCCATCATTGGCAGGGTGTCGGGCGTTGATGGGGTCCGCTCCTGCTGCGCCTCTTCTCCGACCTAGTGGCTCCCCGATCGATCTGGTTGGTTCGGTCGCTGGCGGCTTTATCGGCGGCCGAAGCATGGCGGTTTGTTCATCACCACAGCCATGGAGGGCATATGGGACATCAGGTGTCCTGGGCAACGGCCTAGGTGGTGGGAGCGGCGGTGCTCGTGGGTGGAGTTTACGGCTTAGCTACGAATGGCTAGTGGCCATGGCCACGTGGGCAATGTGGTGGCTAGCGGTTTGACGGTCTGTGGCGTGTGCAACTGCGCACTGTGGGCAAAGGTGGAGCATGCTTGTCGGGTGAAAACCCTACTTGGCCTAGGCTAGGCCGACAGAGGCGGTGCCCGTGGACGTCGTCATCTTCTTGAAGTCTCCATTGTGGTTGCTCCCTTTCCCTTCTTCGTGTTGTAGATGAAAAATCTAGACCTTTGGATCGGGCAATGGTGGTTCCTCGGTGCCATGCCCTTCCTGAAGCACTGTTTTGGAGCTCAGGGTTTCATCAACTATTAACTTCACCTCTTCGCGGTATCACCAGAAGGGCTCCAACGGCTCCGTAGCGATGCCTATCGTCATTTTGTAGTCTACTTCGAGTCATGCGGGTGTTGTTGTTGTAGCTCTTGGGCACCTTTGTATCTGGCCTTGGGTGAGTGTGGGTGTTGGTGTGTTGGGTTGTGGTTagcagggcgaaagcctttttcgataaactCAGAGAAGTAAATGAAGGAGCAAGAGCTTGTGATCATCCAGCCCCAACAAAATAAAAACCTGGGGCAACCTAATAGAACTTAATTATCCCCtctggcatcaagacaccaaaaagggtAAGGAGTTGAATGGACTGTTTTGAAGGAAATTACGTTGATACTTGGATTTCATGAAAATTGGATCAACTTGGTAATGCGGTGTGTGTCCACTGATGAGTATCAGGTTCTTTTAACTCTGAAGACAAGTTTGTGGAGAGGCCCTTCTATACAAACCTTCTATTTGCTCATGACTCTTTGATCCTCATGAAAGCTAATTCACAAAATTCTAGTCTTTGAAATTGATTCTAGATTCTTATTGTGTGGCCTCACGACAATTGGTGAGTGGAAAAATCGAGCACCTTCTTTAGCCCAAGTTCAGGAGTGGAGACTCGAGATCAAATTGAGCATTTTTTATATCATGACAGAGGCTCTTAGTGATAGATATTTATAGGCGATTTGGGCTTGTCTGCCACTATGGGTATGACAAATCAAATTTTCTTCAACATCTTGTTGATTGAGTTAATATGAGAACTAATTGACGGAAGTAAAGATAATATCCATTGGAGGGAAGGAAGTTCTCAGATCTGGTGTACAAGCTATTCTCACTTATGCCATGTCAGTCTAAAAAATTCCTAAACAAACTTGTGAAGGAATAATTGTCGCGATGTCACATTATTGGTGGTGAGATGAGGACAATCACAAGAGGATACACGGGATGGATTTGTTGAAGATGTGTGTTCTTAAGAGCCAAGATGTATGGGACTTCGTGATATCTAGTGCTTTAACCTCGCGGTGTTGGCAAAACAAGCGTGGCATCTTCTAGATAATCTGGATTCTTTACGCGCAACAATTTTGAGAGCCAAATATTTTTCTGATGGCTATTTGTTGAATGCAAAGTAAAAACAAGGAATCTTCTTTTACTTGGCAAAGCATTatggggagtgtcggtgtcaaaaccagtcgatctcgggtagggggtcctaaactgtgcgtctgaagatcgatggtaacaggagacaaggggacacgatgtttacccaggttcgggccctcttaatggaggtaataccctacttcctgcttgattgactttgatgagtataggggttacaagagttgatctaccatgagatcgtaatggctaaaccctagatgtctagcctatatgatttatgatagcctctatggactaaacccttcggtttatatagacaccggaggggcctagggttatacaaagtcggtttacagaggaaggaaactacacatccgaacgtcaagcttgtcatccacgcaaaggagagtcccatccggacacgggggaaggccttctatcttgtatcttcgcggcccatcagtccggcccatgttacacagcccggacgcccaaggaccccataatccaggactcccttagtagcccccgaacttgccttcaatgacgacgtaATATTCGGttcatgtcttcggctttgcaaggcgggttcttcattatAATCCGGACTGATGACAATCTGGTGATAATCTTGACGCCTTTTACGATTCCCCCTGTTGACGCTTCGATTTCCGCACGCCGAGTGAATATGAACGATCCATGCTTTTTTGCAAATAAGTCCTTTACCAGGCTCAGATGGCATCTATATAAGGAGATACAGATCACCAAATGGCATCCCACATCGTGCACGAAGAAAATCGCCAAGTCCAGCCGCGAGCAAAGCCTTCCACCATGACCAGCGCCCTAGGCTCTTCTTCACGCCCCCATGGCcctcaaaaaggcgattgggaaAGCTGCTCGGTATCCCGCGCCCATCTGAATAGACTTCAGACGCAGGGATGTCTTCCTCCTAcggatctagtctccgttcgggctggattaacttccctcaacggcgaagccctggcggagaatttccccaatcctacTAAAGAGGAGTgggtgtgcttcgtttccttcctTTTGAGAGGCGTAGGATTTGCTATCCATCCTTTCCTCATAGgtctcctggagttttacggcctccaactgcacaatctgacgccaggctccatcctgcatatcgcgggcttcgttgctctttgcgagttgtttctaggctgtgaggctcattttgagctatggcagaaatttttctgcctcgtcccctgctcccaaaagggatcc
This window of the Triticum aestivum cultivar Chinese Spring chromosome 5D, IWGSC CS RefSeq v2.1, whole genome shotgun sequence genome carries:
- the LOC123121300 gene encoding inactive ubiquitin carboxyl-terminal hydrolase 54 isoform X2, producing MHFQGTAPDRLLNIIVAFITNGEVVHGSGLKSDDDDKSCLLNVIIQSLWHLRGFRDDLLKTSSHHKHVGDPGAVSCVVCVLCHIFTELSKVSKGEGEAVAPTSLRMALSISFPAEKLIRMGQMNDASEVLEAILRRMHDSFTYRADYLAESHERNCSGSWDCANDECIAHDMFGADVHERMICYNCGLESRQQKYTSFLHYINACSLNYAMRICPGNSFDDILKAVMMDVHRTCDPDVGGCGKSNHMSHTLSSSPYVFTVGLLLRPALYLRLLVIGFKCSVCARKRKCNPCFFSSKLQIDLLFFCRKVLA
- the LOC123121300 gene encoding inactive ubiquitin carboxyl-terminal hydrolase 54 isoform X1, translating into MHFQGTAPDRLLNIIVAFITNGEVVHGSGLKSDDDDKSCLLNVIIQSLWHLRGFRDDLLKTSSHHKHVGDPGAVSCVVCVLCHIFTELSKVSKGEGEAVAPTSLRMALSISFPAEKLIRMGQMNDASEVLEAILRRMHDSFTYRADYLAESHERNCSGSWDCANDECIAHDMFGADVHERMICYNCGLESRQQKYTSFLHYINACSLNYAMRICPGNSFDDILKAVMMDVHRTCDPDVGGCGKSNHMSHTLSSSPYVFTVALGWQTGNGSVRDMLPHILAALGTEIDISVIYRGTSRPSKHSLVSMACFYGQRYI